GATGTGGCGCTTATTGAAGCCAATGCGATCAAACTTGACCGCGAAAATGATTTATTACAGCATAAAGTAGCTAGTGAAACTGCCCTTCTTATAGTGCAGCAAAAAGCTGAAAAACTGGGAATAACTACCAAGGTTCCCGTTGAGTTTCTTGACGATTCGGTGTATGTTGTACAGAGATGAACCGGTTACGCTTTATAGGGCTGTTGTTTATGTTAGTCTTCTTGCTAATCTGGGTTAGGCTTTTTTATTGGCAGGTAATTCAGCGGGATCGGCTCGCAACTCAAGCACAAGGACAATATGCTTCGGAGTATAGTGTATTTCCAACGCGCGGCAAAATTCTATCAGTTGATAATGCTGTTATTGTTACTAATCAACCTGCTTACATCCTATTTGCTGAGACTAAAAAATTACCTTCAGATAAGAACTATATATTTGAGATAGCCAAGGCGTTGGAAATTGAAGAAGCTTCGATTGCCGCAACTCTAGATACACAAAAAAACTGGGTGTCTGTAGTTCGTAAAGTAACCACGGAACAAAAACAACTTATTGAGGAGTTAGAGATTTCTGGTTTGGGTTTTGAACAGGAGAATGTGCGTTTTTATCCTGAAGGCTCGGCAAGTGCTGCTTTATTGGGTTTTGTAGGTGGAGATCTAAGCGGAGAGCCCAAGGGCTATTTTGGGCTTGAGGGTTATTATGATGAAATTTTGACGGGCAAGCCAGGTTTTGTACGTGCTGAAAAAGATGCACATGGGGTACCAATACCCATAGGCTCACAAAAGCGCATAGAAGCTATTGAGGGCGCTGATTTAGTGTTAAATATCGACGTTGGAATTCAAAATGCTGTAGAGCAACACTTAAAACGAGGAATAGAACGATATGAAGCAACGTCTGGCGCGGTTATTGTGATGCGCCCTACAACTGGTGCAATAGTCGCAATGGCGTCTTTTCCCTCTTATGATCAGCGAGACTATGCAAATTATGATCCGAAGCTGTACAAAAATTCAATAGTGGCTGATACATTCGAACCTGGTTCAACTTTTAAGGTTATTACTATGGCTGCTGCTATCAATGAAAAGGTAATTAAACCAACAACTACATATATGGAAACCGGACCTGTAGTTGTGCAGGGATACAAAATTAGAACATGGAATGAGCAATATGGTGGAAAGACAAATATGACCGAAGTGCTTGAAAGATCTTCTAATGTGGGAATGGTGTTTATTAGCCAGAAACTTGGCATAGAGCTTTTTTACAAGTATCTTCGTGAATTTGGCTTTGGCGCATATACTGGTATAGATCTTCAGGAGGAAGTAAGTTCTCCTTTGCGTAAAAGAGATTCCTGGAAAGAGATAGATCTGGCAACCTCATCTTTTGGCCAGGGAATAGCTGTAACTCCAATTCAGTTAATACGCGGGGTTGCGGCAATTGCTAATCAGGGCGAGCTGGTGGTGCCTAAAATTGCAAATGCCATGCGCTTTGAGGATAATAGGGTGATTGACCTGATGACGGAACAAGGCAAGAGAGTGATATCTCCAGCTACCGCAAGTATAGTGACGGAAATGATGGTTTCATCAGTAGATAATGGTGATGCGCGCTGGGCTAAGCCAAAGGGTTTTCGTATTGCCGGCAAAACTGGTACTGCCCAGATTCCAGTTGAGGGTCGTTATGATCCAGATCGTACTATAGCTTCTTTTATTGGTTTTGCTCCAGCTAATGATCCCGAGTTTATTATGCTTGTAATACTTAAAGAACCTCAGACTTCTCCTTGGGGGTCTGAAACAGCAGCGCCGCTTTTCTTTGATATCTCCCGCGACCTCTTTGCGTATCTGAATGTATCTCCAAGTTAAAGTTAATTGTTTTAGCTCTTATTAGCGGTCTATTAAAAACTGGGTTTTTAATAGAATATTTGGTATTCTTGTATTGTTATGAGAAAAGATGCGGTGTTTGTAGTCGGTGAGTTTTATCATGTATATAATAGAGGAACTCGTAAAAGCGAAATATTTTTGAATGAAAGTGATTATAGACGATGAGATGAGTGTTTGTATTGGAGTAATAATTTTGGCTATCCCTATAGTCTTCTAAGACAGCAAATTAATCAGGCGAAAAAGAGTGGTAGAAATATTAAAGAAGTAGTTGAACAAATTGAAATGCAGTACCGATTATTTGAGTCTTTGGTTAATGTAATTTCTTACGCACATATGCCAAATCACTTTCACCTAGTCTTGAGGCAAAATGTAGATAATGGAATATCAAAATTTATGCATAAAATGTCGGCTTCTTATGCAAAGTACTTTAACAAGAAGTACAATCTAACCGGATCACTGTATGAAGGAAATTTTAGAGCGATTCAGATAATATCTGAACCTCAACTATTAGAAGTTAGTAGATATGTTCATATTAATCCAACTGTAGCAGGAATTGTTGATATAAAGGGTTTGCTTACATATCCCTGGACATCGTTGCGTTTATATGTAGGAGAAGTGAATAATAAGCTCGTTGATATCAGTTATTTACTCGGCTTAAGTAATAATAACGCAGAAGAGCTGGTAAGGTTTACTCTTTCCAGGATTAGCGATGATAATGAAGGACTATTGGAAGGGATAATGATTGATGGTAACAAATTAGCCCGTAAATAAGCTCTATTAAAAACCCAGTTTTTAATAGAATTGCAGTGATTATGAAGAGGGTGTGAAGGATAAATCCGGTGATGTACCAGGAAGAGCTACTAGTACTAGCTCACATATAGGAAACTAGCAGTTTTTAGGTGGAAGATAAGACTTAAGATATAATACATCCATGGCTTTAGTTACAAAGCTTCGTGGTCTGATTCCAAATAATTTAGTTAATACTTTTTGGCATTATCCTATTGCTTTGTTTGCGGCTTTGAGATATGGGTTTCCAGCTAAAAAACTTACTTTAATTGGGGTAACAGGTACAGATGGAAAGACTACTACAACTTACATTATTAACCATTTGTTAAAAAAAGCTGGATATAAAACAGCTATGATCACGTCTGTATTGGCGGAGATAGCTGGCAAAACTAGTAATACAGGTTTTCATGTTACCAGTCCCCATCCTTGGCAAGTGCAGAAATATTTAGCTGAAGCAGTTAAATCTGGGGTAACTCATGCGATTCTAGAAGTTACTTCCCACGCATTGGATCAACACAGATTTGCCGGTTGTAGTTTTAGGTATGGAATTGTAACGAATATTAAACCTGACCACCTGGACTATCATAAAACTTATGATAACTACTTTCATTCAAAGTCTAAGCTACTCTTAGGAGCTCAAAAAGCAGTTCTTAACAAAGACGATCAAAGCTTTAACAGGCTAAATACACTCTTAACAGGAAAAGATATTGTTACGTATAGCATTAAGGAGCAAGCAGACTTTACAGGTAAAAAAATAATACAAACAAGTATACCTGTCACTCTACCAGGAGATTACAATCTATCCAATATTCTGGCCGCCACAGCCGTTGTAAATAATATTGGCCTCTCTATTGATGAAGTTAGTAAATATTTACCATCTTTTAAAGCAGTACCAGGCAGATTTAATGAAGTAGATATTAAAAAAGACTTTCGGGTAGTAATAGATTTTGCCCATACGCCCTATGGTTTACAGGCTTTACTTACTGCGCTGCGGAATCAAACTCAGGCAAGAATTATAGCTGTATTTGGTTGTGCGGCAGAACGTGGAGCAGATAGGCGAGAGATGGGCAGGGTAGGTGGTAAGTTGGCAGATATAACAATTATTACAGCCGAGGATCCTCGTTTTGAAGGCGTGGAAAAGATAAGCGCTGTGATTGCAGGTTGGGCAGATAAAGCTGGAGCAGAAGAATTAAGCAGCAAACAGTTAGGAGATAGTAGCAAAAAAGATAAGCATGTATATACTAAAATAGCAGATCGGCAAGGGGCAATAAATGCTGCAATAGACATTGCAAAGCCTGGAGATATTATTGTTTTATGTGGAAAAGGACACGAGCAAAGTATGAATTTTAGAGGAGTTGAATATCCTTGGGATGAAAATAAGGCTGTTCAAAAAGCCCTAACTAAAAGATATGGATCTAAGTAAAATTAAGCATATACATTTTGTTGGTATAAAAGGTGTAGGGATGACATCTCTAGCTGTATTAGCCCATGAGATGAAAAAAAAGGTGACTGGTTCTGATGTTTTGGAAGAATTTGTGACAGACAAAGTGCTTAAAGATCTGAAGATTGAAGTATTTGGGGAATTTAATGGAGAGAATTTTAAGAAGTTACTAACAAGATACAGCCCCCCAGAATTATTAGTAGTTACAACGGGTGCACACCAAGGATTTAATAATCTAGAGGTACAACATGCTAAAGAGCTAGGCTTTAAAGTAGTCTCCCACGCTCAAGCTTTGGGTATATTATCCATGCATAAGAATGTGATTGCTGTTGCTGGAACGCATGGTAAGTCAACAACAACTGCAATGATAGCGCATGTTTTAACTGAAGCTGGGACAGATCCATCATACTTAGTGGGAGTTGGAAGCATACCTTCATTACCAAATCCAGGTCATCACGGCAAGGGTAATTTGTTTGTAGTTGAAGCTGACGAATATGTAACTGATCCTCAAACAGATCCTACCCCACGGTTTCTGTGGCTTAAGCCTAAGATATTAGTAATAACATCCGTCGAATATGATCACCCAGATGTTTATTCAGATGTTTACAAACTAGTTCAAGCATTTAGAGAGCTAGCGGAAAAAGTACCCATAGATGGTACCATCATTGCCTGTATAGATAACCTAGGTGTGGAGAAAGCTCTAGAGGGCTCTAAGGCTAAGATTATTTGGTATGGATTCTCTCCTCGTGCAGATTATAGAATCAAAAGTTATTATCCAACCTTATTATCTGGCGGGCAAGTGGTTTTAGAGTTTTGTGTTGAACACCAAAAACGTGAGTTATTTTGCACACAGCTGGCGGTATCTGGTAGACATAATAGCTTAAATGCATTGGCATGCATTATTGCTTGTGTTGAGGTAGGAGTATCGTGGACTAAAGCACCCGAATACCTGAGAAGTTTTACGGGTACGGGGCGCAGATTTGAGTTAAAAGGCCAACAAGGAGAGACCGTACTATACGATGATTACGCACATCATCCAACTGAGATTAAGGCTGTGCTGGCTATGGCTAAGGAGCTCTACGTGGGTTATCATATTATAGCTATATTTCAGCCCCATACATATTCACGCACTAAAGCTCTGTTTAAGGACTTTGCAAAATCTTTTACAGATGCGAATGAAACTTATTTATTAGATATTTTTTCCTCGGCCCGAGAAAAGAAAGATCCATCTATTTCATCACAAGAATTAGCCAAGGAAGCTAGTAAGCATGGGGCGCAGGTTAAATATGTACGAAGTGTTCTGGAGATGGTTAACAGGATAAAGTCGAAATTAGGGAGTAAACAGGTTATAATTACGATGGGAGCTGGAGATGTATACAAGATACACGATAAGCTAAAAGTCTAATATGGCAAAATTTATAATAAATGGCAGAAATAGACTAGAAGGAAAAATTAAGGTTGCGGCTAATAAGAATGCGGTTTTGCCAGTAATGGCGGCAACGCTTCTTTGTGAAGGAACAAGCATTATTCATAACGTACCTGAAATAAAAGATGTTGAGGTAATGGTGAATATTTTACGCAAGCTGGGAGCAAAAGTAACCTTAAGCGAGAGAACATTAACAGTAGACAGCTCAAATATAACCAATCTAGAAATACCACGTGATCTAGCTCAACGCCTGAGAGCATCAGTATTATTGTTGGGACCATTACTTGCAAGAGCTGGAGAAGTTAAGCTTCCTCATCCTGGTGGTGATGTAATAGGTAGGCGTGGTATTTTCACACATATTTCTGCATTGACGAAGCTAGGGGTTCAAATTACTCAAGATGACCTCATGTACTATGGCAAGGTTATTCAGAAAAATGCAGTGAAAGTATTTTTAGATGAACCCTCAGTGACAGGCACAGAAAATGTCATGATGTACGCGGCTTTAACAGATGGTGAAACAGTGATAGAGAATGCTGCAGCTGAACCTCATATTGTTGATCTATCTAGATTTTTAGCATCAGCTGGTGTAACTATCGAGGGAGCAGGAACTAGTAGAATTAGAATAATAGGAAAAAAGAGCTTAAAGGGCGGAGAGTATACAATTTCTCCTGACCCGATTGAAGCGGGCACATTTGCAATTGCTTCTGCAGTAACCAAAGGAGACCTGGAGATTGGACCAATTGTACAAGATGACATGCAGATGATAAAGATAGTGCTGGAGAGATTTGGCGTTAATCTAAAGTTTGATAAAGATAAACTTCGTGTAAATTCCAAAGAAATAACAGCACCTCTTAGACCTGTGCAAGCAATGGTTTGGCCTGGCTTTCCAACTGACCTTATGAGTCCTTTAATCGTGCTTGCCACACAGGCAGAAAGGCAGACCCTGTGTCATGATCCTCTTTATGAGTCACGCATGTTCTTTGTTGATAAGCTAATTAGAATGGGGGCTCACATTACAATCTGTGATCCGCATCGTGTCATTGTGTATGGCAAGTCAAACTTGTATGGAAGAGAGCTGGCAAGTCCAGATATACGAG
Above is a genomic segment from Candidatus Roizmanbacteria bacterium CG_4_9_14_0_2_um_filter_38_17 containing:
- the murC gene encoding UDP-N-acetylmuramate--L-alanine ligase, producing MDLSKIKHIHFVGIKGVGMTSLAVLAHEMKKKVTGSDVLEEFVTDKVLKDLKIEVFGEFNGENFKKLLTRYSPPELLVVTTGAHQGFNNLEVQHAKELGFKVVSHAQALGILSMHKNVIAVAGTHGKSTTTAMIAHVLTEAGTDPSYLVGVGSIPSLPNPGHHGKGNLFVVEADEYVTDPQTDPTPRFLWLKPKILVITSVEYDHPDVYSDVYKLVQAFRELAEKVPIDGTIIACIDNLGVEKALEGSKAKIIWYGFSPRADYRIKSYYPTLLSGGQVVLEFCVEHQKRELFCTQLAVSGRHNSLNALACIIACVEVGVSWTKAPEYLRSFTGTGRRFELKGQQGETVLYDDYAHHPTEIKAVLAMAKELYVGYHIIAIFQPHTYSRTKALFKDFAKSFTDANETYLLDIFSSAREKKDPSISSQELAKEASKHGAQVKYVRSVLEMVNRIKSKLGSKQVIITMGAGDVYKIHDKLKV
- the murA gene encoding UDP-N-acetylglucosamine 1-carboxyvinyltransferase → MAKFIINGRNRLEGKIKVAANKNAVLPVMAATLLCEGTSIIHNVPEIKDVEVMVNILRKLGAKVTLSERTLTVDSSNITNLEIPRDLAQRLRASVLLLGPLLARAGEVKLPHPGGDVIGRRGIFTHISALTKLGVQITQDDLMYYGKVIQKNAVKVFLDEPSVTGTENVMMYAALTDGETVIENAAAEPHIVDLSRFLASAGVTIEGAGTSRIRIIGKKSLKGGEYTISPDPIEAGTFAIASAVTKGDLEIGPIVQDDMQMIKIVLERFGVNLKFDKDKLRVNSKEITAPLRPVQAMVWPGFPTDLMSPLIVLATQAERQTLCHDPLYESRMFFVDKLIRMGAHITICDPHRVIVYGKSNLYGRELASPDIRAGMALVLAALIAEGKSVIDQAEIVERGYENIDKRLRIIGADIKRSND